DNA from Rubripirellula lacrimiformis:
CGTTTTGCCCCCTCTCCCCCGCGTTGAACGCGAGTTCCGCTCGCGTTCAACGCGGGGGAGAGGGGTGAGGGGGGGGAGACGCTGCGTAGGCGGCTTTGCCTTTCTCCATTTCGGTACATGCGGCTATCATGTCGGCCAGCCGCCCTACCGAAGCAACGGCTTCAACGACGGCACACCGGCAAGAGAAACGATGACAGCCGATTCAGGCAAACGCCAGCAGTTAACAGTAGCATGTGTGGTCAAAACACAGGCTAGAAGCCGATGCTACGGTAGAGAGTCTCTGTGAGTGCTTGGTTGCCAAACATGTGATAGATGACGCTTCCTGGCTTGCCACCGTAGGTAAATCCGCGTGCGGTGTAGCTCGGGGCATCATGGTGAAAGTCGTGCCAGGTTTGACCAGAGTCAGTGCTCCGCAGGATGCCTCGGCCGCCATGCAGTGTGCTCATCAACATGATTTCGGGCTTGATGGGGTCGATGTACAGCGGCCCGCTGTCCAATGCAGCCAACTCGGTCCAATTCTGACCGGCATCGGTGCTGCGAAGAAGTTTGGCCGGACGCCTACCTTCGTGACTCCAGTAATTCTCGTGCTGGCCATCGGAGACAAACAGAGTGCTTTCATCATGGGGGTGATGAGCCATGCCGTCGATGCCATCCGCAGCGTGAGCAACCTGCCATGATTCACCTCGGTCGTGACTCGCATAGAGACCGGTTCGCTTGAGGCATTGCAGATAGACGTGCTGACCGCTGGGGCTTGTCATCAGGCTGAGTGCGTTTTTCGTCGACAGCGTTTGCTGCCAGGTTGCGCCACCATCCGTGCTTTTGAAAACGCCAAGCTGATAGTTGCAGAGGTGCATCACGTCGGGGTTGGAGGGGTCGAAACAGAGGTCCCCCATCTCGGTGTCGTCCAGCCATCGGCCCCACTGACCACCAAATCGCTCTTTCAAATCCAGCACGAGTTGCCAGTTTTCGCCTCCGTCATCGCTGCGATGCAGGCGTGGATGGCGGGTGCCACCGTGACCATGAATGACGGCGAACCAGGTTCCAGGCTTCGATGGATGCGCTTTGACGACGCTGCCGTCGTGGTTCTGCCAATCGCTATCCCACCACTCGGATTGGATACGCAACGGTTTCCAGGTCGCCCCACCATCGTTGGTCTTGAACACGCCTTGATCCAACGCGGCCACCATCGCCTGTTGCGGATCGTGCGGACTGACCGCGGGTCCCTGGAAGTAACACAGCACTTGCAGGCCGGTGGTGCAGCCAGTCCAGGACAATCCATCATCGGTGCTTCGGCACATCAGCGAACTGTCGCATGTGAGCCACGTTTTGCCATCCGCCGTGACAGTCGCGGCGCTGCATTTCCCTTCGGGCGAAGCGTAACGATTCATGCCGGGATACGAACCACGGTCCCAGTTCTGATCGATGGAACGTTTGGTCCAACTGTCGCCCCAATCGTGACTAACGCTTAGGTCACCCGACGCCCACAGCATGACTTTGCCTTCGCCACTGACCGCAAGGCCACCTGCGAACCGCTGCCCCAAACGCCATCGATGCGCCGAGGTCTTGACGATTTCAAACGTAGCAGCGTTGTCGCCGCTACGATGCAAATTCCCGTTTGAATCAAGGGCGAACAAGACGGTGCTGCCGGAGGCGTCTTTGGATACCGCGCGAGCGTTCAGAATGATGCGGCTTTTAAGAGTCAGTGTCCAGGTCACACCACCGTCGTGCGAAACGGCAAGCCCTTTCGATGGTCTGCAGGCAACACACAATGTTCGACCGGAGATCGCAATTGGAAACGCCGGCGTGTCGGTGGAATTCTCTGCGATCGGCGGCGATGTCAGTTCGCTCCAAGATGTTCCATGATCGCGAGAAACACGAAGAACGCTTGCGGAGTCCAATGCATAAACCGTGCCGTCGGGCGCAACGTCCATCGCGTGTCCGATGCCCGGCGTCCTGTCGTCGCCGACGGACGGTGGATTCCCCCAAACAGGCACCCATTCCACGCCGCCATTGTGGCTGGCCCAAATCATCCCACAGGTTCCCCAGTACATGTGTTGGGGGGCCTGGGGATCGATCGCAAACTGACGATTGTGTGAAACGATTTGCTTCCGCGCCAGAACACCACGTTCCACATCGGCGGACATTTTTCGCCAGGTGACCCCTGCGTCTCGCGAGCGAAACAGGCCCGACAAATCAGTCATCGCCCAGACCTCTTGTGGATCGATCGGATGCGCAACAACGTCTTCGATCCAACCTCCACCGCCCGGACCAAAAGGAACCCACAGAGACTCCGAGCAGGCCACCGATGGCATGACGAGCATCCCCAACAAGACAACGATAGAAACAATCGACTTCACGAAAACAGACTCCAATGGGCGGTTCAGCAGCTAGGCACACAAGATATCGTATTCGCAACCGCTTCCGATTTGGAACGTCTCAAAAACAAGATCCCGAAGGATCGGCAGTTGACACGCAATCCGCTGTAAACACTCAACCGCGTCTCTCGGGACGTGCGATCGAGAAGTTGCCTGTTTCAAAAGCCTCCTGCCCAATGGAATGGCAGGACAGGGGATGCTGGCGTGTCCCGACGCGAACGAAAGCTCAATGCCGAGTGCGTTGCGGCCAGTCGATTGAGCCGAACTTTCAACCACCGGGGTGACCCGCTGGCGGTGAGGCCAAGGGTGGGCTGATCAAAAGTTGGGGTTGGTGCGCATTGCCATGGCCATGCTTTTGTTCCGCTTGAACGGGACGCAGACCAACGAGTCTTTACCGGAAGCGCCCGGCCCAACGCTATCTATTTTGGGTGTCACGAGAGGGAGTTGGCTCGAACAGTTGATCGCGTGTTCAAGTTTGATCTTCCTAGCCACGTAGTGGCGACAGCCTTCTGCCGGCAGCCTTGGCCGCCGGTGTCTACGCCTACCTTCTTCCCCTGCCTGGAATCGCCGCCGTTGGCGGCAATTCCAGGCACGGGAAGAAGGCTCGCGTTTCGATCGAGTCGCTCCGGTGGCCGGGGGCCGGGGGCCACCGGCAAATGGCTGTCGCTGCTCCGCAGCTAGGGATCCTGCATTGCTCGCCCGGCTAACAACACCGATCGGCCGTCCGCCGAGCCTGACAGCTACGAAATTGGCGCCGAACGAAACTTGAACAAGCCAAATGCGAGGCAAAACCAAACCTTTAACAGCCCAGGCATAAGGGCTATGCGGCATGCCCGGCCGCTCACCGGCGTGTTGATTGGTTAGCCGCTTAGGCGGCTAGCGGCTAAACGGGCCCCCCGAACATTAGGCTGTGACCCGAGCACGAGTGCCAAGAACCGTAAGCTGCGTCCGGTCTGGAAACTCGTTCCCAGGCTCTGCCTCGCAGACCAGGTTGGGCAGGCGGAGCCTGCGTGGCAGTGGGTTCTCAGGCGGCAATCGTCTTAGCGGGCTGGTAGAGTGCCGCGCTGGGTTGGTTCTTGGCTGGAGAGCCGCCGGGCCCTCGCCTTCGCAGCGACCAAGGAAACAAAGCGACCGCGTTGGACCACTCGGCCGTGTTGGTTCAACAGTTGCCGAACCCAGGTGACGCGGCCAGCTCGACGCCCGTGTTGGTCGATCGAAATGATCTCGGTCGAAACCTGGACGCGATCGCCAAAGAAGATCGGTGCTTCGAACTGCCAGTCCGAAATGCCAACCAGGGCCAAGGTGGCCACGCTGGGACTTTGGCTGCTGAGCCCCGCTAGGACACTTAGCCCCAACAATCCGTGTGCGACCGGTTCGCCGAACGGGGATCCACCGCCGGCCGGTGTGTGCAGCGGATCGTGGTCGCCGGTCAAGGCAGCGAAATCAGCCACATCATCGGCGGAAATCTCCCGCCACTGGCTCATCCAGCGATCGCCGACCTTCATGTCTTCGAGGTAAATCAGTTCTTTGTCAGTTGTAATTTCCAACGCCGCCTCGAAATTCGCAGGTGATGGGACAAGTGCGTCCATGTCGACAGCGAACCCAAACGATTCACCGTCTTGCCGTCCATCGGCTTCCCGTTAATGCATGCCATCACGACCAACGGTATGATTACAATCATGGCGTGCAAGACAGATTTTCAACAGTATAGATTCATCTGGTTTGCCAGTTGGTGCGAAAACGGCCCCGCAGTTCGCGGGATCATTTCGGTCGCGTAAACCATGCTGATCAAGCAAGACAGCCCGTTATCCTATACGCGGCTTCCCTGACGACAAACCGCCCACCTATCCCTCCGAAGATCACCGAAGCAGTTCGCTAGACGGACCGATCGGTGACATTGCCCACCCCCAAGGTCCCCCAAGATGCTGATTCGCCATTTCGCCTGTTTCCTACTGGTTGCTGGATTTTCCCAGCCCGTTTTCCCCCGATCGGCGTCCGCCGAGGATTCCGTCACCAGCTTTCGCCCGCGACTGTTGGCCGTCGATGCGAACGAAGGAATTGCCGCCGGCGACATCGACGGGGATGGGCACTCCGATCTGGTAGCCGGCCGAAATTGGTACCGCGGCGGCGACGGCACCAGCGGCGGAAATTGGGAAAGCCGCCCGCTACGATCCATCGAAGACTGGAATGGATACGTTGATAGCAATGGCGATTACCTGTTCGACATCAACGATGACGGTCG
Protein-coding regions in this window:
- a CDS encoding MaoC family dehydratase; amino-acid sequence: MEITTDKELIYLEDMKVGDRWMSQWREISADDVADFAALTGDHDPLHTPAGGGSPFGEPVAHGLLGLSVLAGLSSQSPSVATLALVGISDWQFEAPIFFGDRVQVSTEIISIDQHGRRAGRVTWVRQLLNQHGRVVQRGRFVSLVAAKARARRLSSQEPTQRGTLPAR
- a CDS encoding beta propeller repeat protein gives rise to the protein MKSIVSIVVLLGMLVMPSVACSESLWVPFGPGGGGWIEDVVAHPIDPQEVWAMTDLSGLFRSRDAGVTWRKMSADVERGVLARKQIVSHNRQFAIDPQAPQHMYWGTCGMIWASHNGGVEWVPVWGNPPSVGDDRTPGIGHAMDVAPDGTVYALDSASVLRVSRDHGTSWSELTSPPIAENSTDTPAFPIAISGRTLCVACRPSKGLAVSHDGGVTWTLTLKSRIILNARAVSKDASGSTVLFALDSNGNLHRSGDNAATFEIVKTSAHRWRLGQRFAGGLAVSGEGKVMLWASGDLSVSHDWGDSWTKRSIDQNWDRGSYPGMNRYASPEGKCSAATVTADGKTWLTCDSSLMCRSTDDGLSWTGCTTGLQVLCYFQGPAVSPHDPQQAMVAALDQGVFKTNDGGATWKPLRIQSEWWDSDWQNHDGSVVKAHPSKPGTWFAVIHGHGGTRHPRLHRSDDGGENWQLVLDLKERFGGQWGRWLDDTEMGDLCFDPSNPDVMHLCNYQLGVFKSTDGGATWQQTLSTKNALSLMTSPSGQHVYLQCLKRTGLYASHDRGESWQVAHAADGIDGMAHHPHDESTLFVSDGQHENYWSHEGRRPAKLLRSTDAGQNWTELAALDSGPLYIDPIKPEIMLMSTLHGGRGILRSTDSGQTWHDFHHDAPSYTARGFTYGGKPGSVIYHMFGNQALTETLYRSIGF